In a genomic window of Piliocolobus tephrosceles isolate RC106 chromosome 1, ASM277652v3, whole genome shotgun sequence:
- the YARS1 gene encoding tyrosine--tRNA ligase, cytoplasmic isoform X1 encodes MGDAPSPEEKLHLITRNLQEVLGEDKLKEILKERELKIYWGTATTGKPHVAYFVPMSKIADFLKAGCEVTILFADLHAYLDNMKAPWELLELRVSYYENVIKAMLESISVPLEKLKFIKGTDYQLSKEYTLDVYRLSSVVTQHDSKKAGAEVVKQVEHPLLSGLLYPGLQALDEEYLKVDAQFGGVDQRKIFTFAEKYLPALGYSKRVHLMNPMVPGLTGSKMSSSEEESKIDLLDRKEDVKKKLKKAFCEPGNVENNGVLSFIKHVLFPLKSEFVILRDEKWGGNKTYTAYTDLEKDFAAEVVHPGDLKNSVEVALNKLLDPIREKFNTPALKKLASAAYPDPSKQKPMAKGPAKNSEPEEVIPSRLDIRVGKIITVEKHPDADSLYVEKIDVGEAEPRTVVSGLVQFVPKEELQDRLVVVLCNLKPQKMRGVESQGMLLCASTEGINRQVEPLDPPAGSAPGERVFVKGYENGQPDEELKPKKKVFEKLQADFKISEECIAQWKQTNFMTKLGSISCKSLKGGNIS; translated from the exons GAGGTTCTGGGGGAAGATAAGCTGAAGGAGATACTGAAGGAGCGGGAACTTAAAATTTACTGGGGAACAGCAACCACGGGCAAACCACATGTGGCTTACTTTGTACCCATGTCAAAGATTGCAGACTTCTTGAAGGCAGGATGTGAG GTAACAATTCTGTTTGCGGACCTTCATGCATACCTGGATAACATGAAAGCCCCATGGGAACTTCTAGAACTCCGAGTCAGTTACTATGAGAATGTGATCAAAGCAATGCTGGAGAGCATTAGTGTGCCCTTGGAGAAGCTCAAGTTCATCAAAGGCACTGATTACCAGCTCAGCAA aGAGTACACACTGGATGTGTACAGACTGTCCTCCGTGGTCACACAGCACGATTCCAAGAAGGCTGGAGCTGAGGTGGTAAAGCAAGTGGAGCACCCTTTGCTGAGTGGCCTCTTGTACCCCGGACTGCAG GCTTTGGATGAAGAGTATTTAAAAGTAGATGCCCAATTTGGAGGCGTTGATCAGAGAAAGATTTTCACCTTTGCAGAGAAG TACCTCCCTGCACTTGGCTATTCAAAACGGGTCCATCTGATGAATCCTATGGTTCCAGGATTAACAGGCAGCAAAATGAGCTCTTCAGAAGAG GAGTCCAAGATTGATCTCCTTGATCGGAaggaggatgtgaagaaaaaactgaagaaggCCTTCTGTGAGCCAGGAAATGTGGAGAACAATGGGGTTCTGTCCTTCATCAAGCATGTCCTTTTTCCCCTTAAGTCCG AGTTTGTGATCCTACGAGATGAGAAATGGGGTGGAAACAAAACCTACACAGCTTACACGGACCTGGAAAAGGACTTTGCTGCTGAG gttgtacaTCCTGGAGACCTGAAGAATTCTGTTGAAGTCGCGCTGAACAAGTTGCTGGATCCAATCCGGGAAAAGTTTAATACCCCTGCCCTGAAGAAACTGGCCAGCGCTGCCTACCCAGATCCCTCGAAACAGA AGCCAATGGCCAAAGGCCCTGCCAAGAATTCAGAACCAGAGGAGGTCATCCCATCCCGGCTGGATATCCGTGTGGGGAAAATCATCACTGTGGAGAAG CACCCAGATGCAGACAGCCTGTACGTGGAGAAGATTGACGTGGGGGAAGCTGAACCACGGACTGTGGTGAGCGGCCTGGTACAGTTCGTGCCCAAAGAGGAACTGCAGGACAGGCTGGTAGTGGTGCTATGCAACCTGAAACCCCAGAAGATGAGAGGAGTCGAGTCCCAAGGCATGCTTCTGTGTGCTTCTAC AGAAGGGATAAACCGCCAGGTTGAACCTCTGGACCCTCCGGCAGGCTCTGCTCCTGGTGAGCGTGTGTTTGTGAAGGGCTATGAAAATGGCCAACCAGATGAGGAGCTCAAGCCCAAGAAGAAAGTCTTCGAGAAGTTGCAG GCTGACTTTAAAATTTCTGAGGAGTGCATCGCACAGTGGAAGCAAACCAACTTCATGACCAAGCTGGGGTCCATTTCCTGTAAATCGCTGAAAGGGGGGAACATTAGCTAG
- the YARS1 gene encoding tyrosine--tRNA ligase, cytoplasmic isoform X3 has protein sequence MKAPWELLELRVSYYENVIKAMLESISVPLEKLKFIKGTDYQLSKEYTLDVYRLSSVVTQHDSKKAGAEVVKQVEHPLLSGLLYPGLQALDEEYLKVDAQFGGVDQRKIFTFAEKYLPALGYSKRVHLMNPMVPGLTGSKMSSSEEESKIDLLDRKEDVKKKLKKAFCEPGNVENNGVLSFIKHVLFPLKSEFVILRDEKWGGNKTYTAYTDLEKDFAAEVVHPGDLKNSVEVALNKLLDPIREKFNTPALKKLASAAYPDPSKQKPMAKGPAKNSEPEEVIPSRLDIRVGKIITVEKHPDADSLYVEKIDVGEAEPRTVVSGLVQFVPKEELQDRLVVVLCNLKPQKMRGVESQGMLLCASTEGINRQVEPLDPPAGSAPGERVFVKGYENGQPDEELKPKKKVFEKLQADFKISEECIAQWKQTNFMTKLGSISCKSLKGGNIS, from the exons ATGAAAGCCCCATGGGAACTTCTAGAACTCCGAGTCAGTTACTATGAGAATGTGATCAAAGCAATGCTGGAGAGCATTAGTGTGCCCTTGGAGAAGCTCAAGTTCATCAAAGGCACTGATTACCAGCTCAGCAA aGAGTACACACTGGATGTGTACAGACTGTCCTCCGTGGTCACACAGCACGATTCCAAGAAGGCTGGAGCTGAGGTGGTAAAGCAAGTGGAGCACCCTTTGCTGAGTGGCCTCTTGTACCCCGGACTGCAG GCTTTGGATGAAGAGTATTTAAAAGTAGATGCCCAATTTGGAGGCGTTGATCAGAGAAAGATTTTCACCTTTGCAGAGAAG TACCTCCCTGCACTTGGCTATTCAAAACGGGTCCATCTGATGAATCCTATGGTTCCAGGATTAACAGGCAGCAAAATGAGCTCTTCAGAAGAG GAGTCCAAGATTGATCTCCTTGATCGGAaggaggatgtgaagaaaaaactgaagaaggCCTTCTGTGAGCCAGGAAATGTGGAGAACAATGGGGTTCTGTCCTTCATCAAGCATGTCCTTTTTCCCCTTAAGTCCG AGTTTGTGATCCTACGAGATGAGAAATGGGGTGGAAACAAAACCTACACAGCTTACACGGACCTGGAAAAGGACTTTGCTGCTGAG gttgtacaTCCTGGAGACCTGAAGAATTCTGTTGAAGTCGCGCTGAACAAGTTGCTGGATCCAATCCGGGAAAAGTTTAATACCCCTGCCCTGAAGAAACTGGCCAGCGCTGCCTACCCAGATCCCTCGAAACAGA AGCCAATGGCCAAAGGCCCTGCCAAGAATTCAGAACCAGAGGAGGTCATCCCATCCCGGCTGGATATCCGTGTGGGGAAAATCATCACTGTGGAGAAG CACCCAGATGCAGACAGCCTGTACGTGGAGAAGATTGACGTGGGGGAAGCTGAACCACGGACTGTGGTGAGCGGCCTGGTACAGTTCGTGCCCAAAGAGGAACTGCAGGACAGGCTGGTAGTGGTGCTATGCAACCTGAAACCCCAGAAGATGAGAGGAGTCGAGTCCCAAGGCATGCTTCTGTGTGCTTCTAC AGAAGGGATAAACCGCCAGGTTGAACCTCTGGACCCTCCGGCAGGCTCTGCTCCTGGTGAGCGTGTGTTTGTGAAGGGCTATGAAAATGGCCAACCAGATGAGGAGCTCAAGCCCAAGAAGAAAGTCTTCGAGAAGTTGCAG GCTGACTTTAAAATTTCTGAGGAGTGCATCGCACAGTGGAAGCAAACCAACTTCATGACCAAGCTGGGGTCCATTTCCTGTAAATCGCTGAAAGGGGGGAACATTAGCTAG
- the YARS1 gene encoding tyrosine--tRNA ligase, cytoplasmic isoform X2: MSKIADFLKAGCEVTILFADLHAYLDNMKAPWELLELRVSYYENVIKAMLESISVPLEKLKFIKGTDYQLSKEYTLDVYRLSSVVTQHDSKKAGAEVVKQVEHPLLSGLLYPGLQALDEEYLKVDAQFGGVDQRKIFTFAEKYLPALGYSKRVHLMNPMVPGLTGSKMSSSEEESKIDLLDRKEDVKKKLKKAFCEPGNVENNGVLSFIKHVLFPLKSEFVILRDEKWGGNKTYTAYTDLEKDFAAEVVHPGDLKNSVEVALNKLLDPIREKFNTPALKKLASAAYPDPSKQKPMAKGPAKNSEPEEVIPSRLDIRVGKIITVEKHPDADSLYVEKIDVGEAEPRTVVSGLVQFVPKEELQDRLVVVLCNLKPQKMRGVESQGMLLCASTEGINRQVEPLDPPAGSAPGERVFVKGYENGQPDEELKPKKKVFEKLQADFKISEECIAQWKQTNFMTKLGSISCKSLKGGNIS; this comes from the exons ATGTCAAAGATTGCAGACTTCTTGAAGGCAGGATGTGAG GTAACAATTCTGTTTGCGGACCTTCATGCATACCTGGATAACATGAAAGCCCCATGGGAACTTCTAGAACTCCGAGTCAGTTACTATGAGAATGTGATCAAAGCAATGCTGGAGAGCATTAGTGTGCCCTTGGAGAAGCTCAAGTTCATCAAAGGCACTGATTACCAGCTCAGCAA aGAGTACACACTGGATGTGTACAGACTGTCCTCCGTGGTCACACAGCACGATTCCAAGAAGGCTGGAGCTGAGGTGGTAAAGCAAGTGGAGCACCCTTTGCTGAGTGGCCTCTTGTACCCCGGACTGCAG GCTTTGGATGAAGAGTATTTAAAAGTAGATGCCCAATTTGGAGGCGTTGATCAGAGAAAGATTTTCACCTTTGCAGAGAAG TACCTCCCTGCACTTGGCTATTCAAAACGGGTCCATCTGATGAATCCTATGGTTCCAGGATTAACAGGCAGCAAAATGAGCTCTTCAGAAGAG GAGTCCAAGATTGATCTCCTTGATCGGAaggaggatgtgaagaaaaaactgaagaaggCCTTCTGTGAGCCAGGAAATGTGGAGAACAATGGGGTTCTGTCCTTCATCAAGCATGTCCTTTTTCCCCTTAAGTCCG AGTTTGTGATCCTACGAGATGAGAAATGGGGTGGAAACAAAACCTACACAGCTTACACGGACCTGGAAAAGGACTTTGCTGCTGAG gttgtacaTCCTGGAGACCTGAAGAATTCTGTTGAAGTCGCGCTGAACAAGTTGCTGGATCCAATCCGGGAAAAGTTTAATACCCCTGCCCTGAAGAAACTGGCCAGCGCTGCCTACCCAGATCCCTCGAAACAGA AGCCAATGGCCAAAGGCCCTGCCAAGAATTCAGAACCAGAGGAGGTCATCCCATCCCGGCTGGATATCCGTGTGGGGAAAATCATCACTGTGGAGAAG CACCCAGATGCAGACAGCCTGTACGTGGAGAAGATTGACGTGGGGGAAGCTGAACCACGGACTGTGGTGAGCGGCCTGGTACAGTTCGTGCCCAAAGAGGAACTGCAGGACAGGCTGGTAGTGGTGCTATGCAACCTGAAACCCCAGAAGATGAGAGGAGTCGAGTCCCAAGGCATGCTTCTGTGTGCTTCTAC AGAAGGGATAAACCGCCAGGTTGAACCTCTGGACCCTCCGGCAGGCTCTGCTCCTGGTGAGCGTGTGTTTGTGAAGGGCTATGAAAATGGCCAACCAGATGAGGAGCTCAAGCCCAAGAAGAAAGTCTTCGAGAAGTTGCAG GCTGACTTTAAAATTTCTGAGGAGTGCATCGCACAGTGGAAGCAAACCAACTTCATGACCAAGCTGGGGTCCATTTCCTGTAAATCGCTGAAAGGGGGGAACATTAGCTAG